The following are encoded in a window of Sphaerisporangium siamense genomic DNA:
- a CDS encoding NmrA family NAD(P)-binding protein, with the protein MAILVTGATGTVGRHVADVLIRAGRRVRALTRDPSRAPGRGVDRGRRPHRPRRVRGRVRGHGKV; encoded by the coding sequence ATGGCCATCCTCGTGACCGGGGCGACGGGCACCGTCGGACGCCATGTGGCGGATGTGCTGATCAGAGCCGGCCGCCGGGTGCGCGCGCTGACCCGCGACCCGTCCAGGGCCCCCGGCCGGGGCGTAGATCGTGGCCGGAGACCTCACCGACCCCGGCGGGTTCGTGGACGCGTTCGAGGGCACGGAAAGGTGTGA
- a CDS encoding DUF1697 domain-containing protein, translating into MRYVALLRGINVSPRTQIAMADLRALLEGLGYGDVRTHLRSGNALFTAAEEDAAGLAARIGRRCAEELGVGPAVILRTVPELRAVVEENPLEVRDPARFMVVFQAEAPDRKVVDGIDPALYAPEEVAAGRRELYMYFPDGLRRTKLPALLEERSRVPATMRNWNTVTRLLSLGESSP; encoded by the coding sequence ATGCGCTACGTGGCGCTGCTGCGCGGTATCAACGTCAGCCCCCGCACCCAGATCGCCATGGCCGATCTCCGGGCGCTGCTGGAGGGCCTCGGGTACGGCGATGTCCGCACCCACCTGCGGAGCGGGAACGCCCTGTTCACGGCCGCTGAGGAGGACGCCGCCGGCCTCGCCGCCCGCATCGGGCGCCGATGCGCCGAGGAGCTGGGCGTCGGGCCCGCGGTCATCCTGCGGACGGTGCCGGAACTGCGCGCCGTCGTCGAGGAGAATCCCCTGGAGGTCCGGGATCCGGCGAGGTTCATGGTCGTGTTCCAGGCCGAGGCCCCCGACCGGAAGGTCGTGGACGGCATCGACCCGGCGCTGTACGCGCCCGAGGAGGTCGCGGCCGGCAGGCGGGAGCTGTACATGTACTTCCCCGACGGCCTCAGGCGGACCAAGCTGCCGGCCCTGCTGGAGGAGCGGTCCCGTGTCCCGGCCACCATGCGCAACTGGAACACGGTCACGCGGCTGCTCTCACTCGGGGAAAGCTCTCCCTGA
- a CDS encoding TetR/AcrR family transcriptional regulator has protein sequence MATTQPNPEDLTARARIRDAALLHFGEHGFERATIREIARTAGVSSGLVRHHFGSKQALREACDDYMAKTVRELNDQAREGHKDGTFGDINHIAAARAALIPYQRYLARELADGSAAALFDQMVEMTEAWLATFEETGDATFTADRRARATVLTAMALAVPVLHEHVSRGLGVDTMTPEGDHRLAMALLDIYSHALVSPEDAATARAALDKVRDQTPAERDAALRAFKERQP, from the coding sequence GTGGCGACGACCCAGCCGAACCCCGAGGACCTCACCGCCCGTGCCCGCATCCGAGACGCGGCGTTGCTGCACTTCGGAGAGCACGGATTCGAGAGAGCGACCATCCGCGAGATCGCCAGGACCGCGGGAGTGTCCTCAGGTCTGGTACGCCACCATTTCGGCTCCAAACAGGCGCTGCGCGAGGCGTGCGACGACTACATGGCCAAGACGGTCCGGGAACTGAACGACCAGGCGCGCGAAGGCCACAAGGACGGCACGTTCGGCGACATCAACCACATCGCCGCCGCACGTGCCGCCCTGATCCCCTACCAGAGGTACCTGGCGCGCGAACTGGCCGACGGATCCGCCGCGGCACTGTTCGACCAGATGGTCGAGATGACCGAGGCGTGGCTCGCCACCTTCGAGGAGACCGGCGACGCCACCTTCACGGCGGACCGCCGTGCCCGCGCGACCGTGCTCACCGCGATGGCGCTGGCCGTCCCGGTGCTGCACGAGCACGTCTCGCGGGGGCTCGGCGTCGACACGATGACGCCGGAGGGAGACCACCGCCTCGCCATGGCGCTGCTCGACATCTATTCGCACGCTCTCGTGAGTCCGGAGGACGCCGCCACGGCGCGCGCCGCTCTGGACAAGGTCCGGGACCAAACCCCAGCGGAGCGCGACGCCGCGCTCCGCGCGTTCAAGGAGCGACAACCATGA